In Planifilum fulgidum, a genomic segment contains:
- a CDS encoding LuxR C-terminal-related transcriptional regulator, which translates to MRTFLPTPFLTQKEVQQILDTLAQGYPESQTRWRLKLSTLPLSEEEKDAVNEVFQFLLERLDRLLSDPAAGARQMRKLFLSRSDILRPSHMVLIISMLEEIAVELILQNSALDIHVGFRWIHSSLLNMAFSSFLGEAAFPRDRDDANGTDLSDSDAAFEEDQMELYEAILRYDEVLLTLNGLEDILSYSVREICRIAGFARAALFWYTPITRSLDGIYSHNIDLDAIRRIRELDYNIPGLKYVLREKKPIYLQDVKNYLPAHHIENFRVTSLVVAPLYGKDPFPLGFLLLDQNGKHFRPEHRKMEMIHALIQRTSKALEAQLNPSRPPRFHNPSVLSNREREILQLIAAGHSTKSIAAQLHISEHTAAEHAHTILKKLEAKNRAEAVAIALRKQWIR; encoded by the coding sequence ATGAGAACTTTTTTGCCTACACCCTTTTTGACCCAAAAAGAGGTGCAACAAATTCTGGATACCCTGGCCCAGGGCTACCCGGAGAGCCAAACCCGCTGGCGTCTCAAGCTTTCCACCCTTCCCCTCTCCGAAGAGGAGAAGGACGCGGTCAATGAGGTGTTCCAATTCCTGCTGGAGCGGCTGGACCGCCTGCTTTCCGATCCCGCGGCGGGAGCCCGTCAGATGCGGAAACTGTTTCTTTCCCGTTCCGACATTCTTCGTCCCAGCCACATGGTCCTCATCATCAGCATGCTGGAAGAGATCGCCGTGGAACTGATCCTGCAAAATTCCGCCCTGGACATCCATGTCGGCTTTCGCTGGATTCATTCCTCTTTATTGAATATGGCATTTTCTTCCTTCCTGGGCGAAGCCGCCTTTCCCCGAGACCGGGACGATGCGAACGGGACGGATCTTTCGGATTCCGATGCCGCCTTCGAGGAAGATCAGATGGAGCTGTACGAAGCCATCCTCCGTTATGACGAGGTGCTCCTCACCCTGAACGGACTGGAGGACATCCTCTCCTATTCCGTCCGGGAAATCTGCCGCATCGCCGGCTTTGCCCGGGCCGCGCTCTTCTGGTACACGCCCATCACCCGCTCCCTGGACGGAATCTATTCCCACAACATCGATTTGGACGCCATCCGCCGGATTCGGGAGCTGGACTACAACATACCCGGGTTGAAATACGTGCTGCGGGAGAAAAAGCCCATCTATCTGCAGGATGTGAAGAATTACCTTCCCGCTCACCACATCGAAAACTTCCGGGTCACCTCCCTGGTGGTGGCCCCCTTGTACGGGAAGGACCCCTTCCCCCTCGGCTTCCTGCTTCTGGACCAAAACGGGAAACACTTTCGGCCGGAACACCGGAAAATGGAAATGATCCACGCGCTCATCCAAAGGACTTCCAAAGCCCTGGAAGCCCAGCTGAACCCGTCCCGGCCTCCCCGATTCCACAACCCCTCCGTCCTGAGCAATCGGGAACGGGAGATCCTTCAGCTGATCGCGGCCGGCCACAGCACCAAATCCATCGCCGCCCAACTGCACATCAGCGAACACACCGCGGCGGAGCACGCCCACACCATTTTAAAGAAGTTGGAAGCCAAAAACCGGGCCGAGGCGGTGGCGATCGCCCTGCGGAAACAGTGGATCCGATAG
- a CDS encoding alcohol dehydrogenase family protein: MPDPEILEPTDAIIRVHTAAICGSDLHLYHGTIPGLLPGTIIGHEYVGVVEETGSQVRRFKKGDRVVGAFHVACGTCPMCRRDLFHQCSSGGVLGYGVAFGNLQGTQAEYARIPYADETLRLVPEGLTDEQAIFSGDILTTAYGAVVNSGLKPGETVAVIGCGPVGIMAVQSALVLGASRVFAVDLLKERTALAEKLGAVPVPAGEVNPVAQITRMTGGEGVDAVIEAVGGSKTIQLAFELVRGGGRISAIGVTSESTFDYPLMNSLTKDITFRIGLANIHRDIDTTLSLVRNGRIDPTVVISHRMPLEQAPEGYRLFDQRKATKVILQVT; the protein is encoded by the coding sequence ATGCCCGACCCGGAAATCCTGGAACCGACGGATGCGATCATCCGGGTGCATACGGCGGCGATTTGCGGCTCCGATCTGCACCTCTACCACGGCACCATTCCCGGGCTTCTGCCCGGAACGATCATCGGCCACGAATATGTGGGCGTGGTGGAGGAAACGGGTTCCCAGGTCCGCCGTTTTAAGAAGGGAGACCGCGTCGTGGGGGCTTTTCACGTGGCCTGCGGCACCTGTCCCATGTGCCGGCGCGATCTCTTTCATCAGTGTTCAAGCGGCGGAGTGCTCGGCTACGGGGTCGCCTTTGGCAATCTGCAGGGAACCCAGGCCGAATACGCGCGGATCCCCTATGCCGACGAGACGCTTCGGCTGGTCCCGGAGGGACTGACCGACGAACAGGCCATCTTTTCCGGGGATATCCTGACCACAGCTTACGGAGCGGTGGTGAACAGCGGGCTCAAACCGGGAGAGACGGTGGCGGTGATCGGTTGCGGACCCGTCGGGATCATGGCGGTGCAGAGCGCCCTGGTCCTGGGAGCCTCGCGGGTTTTCGCCGTCGATCTGCTGAAGGAGAGGACGGCTCTGGCCGAAAAACTGGGCGCCGTGCCGGTGCCGGCGGGGGAAGTGAACCCGGTTGCCCAGATCACCCGGATGACCGGCGGAGAAGGGGTCGACGCGGTGATCGAGGCGGTGGGGGGATCAAAAACCATCCAGCTCGCCTTCGAACTGGTGCGGGGCGGGGGACGCATCTCCGCCATCGGGGTCACCTCCGAAAGCACCTTTGACTATCCCCTGATGAACAGTTTGACGAAGGATATCACTTTCCGGATCGGGCTGGCCAACATTCACCGGGATATCGACACCACCCTTTCCCTGGTGCGCAACGGGCGCATCGACCCCACCGTGGTGATCAGCCATCGCATGCCCCTGGAACAGGCACCTGAAGGATATCGCCTCTTTGATCAGCGCAAGGCGACCAAGGTGATTCTGCAGGTGACGTGA
- a CDS encoding aldehyde dehydrogenase family protein: MGEWTSTLDFPSVSPSVRDFLRGGPKKLLIHGRWVPSKSERTFSTLDPATGEPLATLYEADEADVDEAVRSARKALEGSWSRISPAERGRLLWKLADLIEENAEELCQLESLDTGKPVTETSVADIPLTVEQFRYFAGWATKLTGDVLPVSFPGSYLAYTRREPVGVVGAIVPWNFPLLIASWKLAPALACGNTVVLKPSEITPLTAIRLGELIQEAGFPPGVVNIVPGYGPRAGSALVRHPDVDKITFTGSNRVGKEIVRAAGDDFKRVTLELGGKSPNIVFPDADLDAVAGGVMMSIFFNQGEVCSAGSRMYVHRDVYEDVLEAVVEKAKTIRQGPGVDWMTQMGPLVSRQHMERVLGYIRRGLDEGAKLLTGGEKGEGQGYFVMPTVMEAKDEMTIAREEIFGPVLAVMPFEELSDVVKRANATRYGLAAGVWTRDLKKGIQVAHALRAGTVWVNGYNLMDPTSPWGGFKESGWGREKGKEALEHFTEVKSIWLNIQ, translated from the coding sequence ATGGGAGAATGGACTTCGACGCTGGATTTTCCTTCCGTTTCGCCCTCCGTGCGGGATTTTCTCCGGGGCGGCCCGAAGAAGCTGTTGATTCACGGGCGGTGGGTGCCTTCCAAGTCGGAGCGCACCTTCAGCACCCTTGATCCGGCTACCGGAGAGCCCTTGGCCACCCTGTACGAAGCGGACGAGGCCGATGTGGATGAAGCGGTCCGTTCGGCGAGAAAGGCCCTGGAAGGCTCCTGGAGCCGGATTTCCCCGGCCGAGAGGGGCCGGCTTCTCTGGAAGCTGGCGGATCTGATCGAGGAGAACGCCGAAGAGCTGTGCCAGCTCGAATCCCTGGACACCGGCAAACCCGTCACGGAGACATCGGTGGCGGACATTCCCTTGACGGTGGAGCAATTCCGCTATTTTGCCGGTTGGGCCACGAAGCTGACCGGAGATGTTCTGCCCGTCTCCTTCCCCGGCAGTTATTTGGCGTATACCCGCCGGGAACCCGTGGGCGTCGTCGGCGCGATCGTTCCCTGGAATTTTCCGCTCCTGATCGCCTCGTGGAAACTGGCTCCGGCGCTGGCCTGCGGCAACACGGTGGTGTTGAAGCCGTCGGAGATCACGCCGCTGACGGCGATTCGGCTCGGGGAGCTGATTCAGGAAGCGGGCTTTCCCCCGGGCGTCGTCAACATCGTGCCCGGATACGGTCCGCGCGCCGGTTCCGCGCTGGTGAGGCATCCGGACGTGGATAAGATCACCTTTACCGGGTCGAACCGGGTGGGAAAAGAGATCGTTCGCGCCGCGGGGGACGACTTCAAGCGGGTCACCCTGGAGCTCGGCGGAAAATCCCCCAATATCGTTTTTCCCGACGCCGATCTGGACGCGGTGGCCGGTGGCGTCATGATGAGCATTTTCTTCAATCAGGGGGAGGTCTGCAGCGCCGGATCCCGGATGTATGTTCACCGGGACGTGTATGAGGATGTCCTGGAGGCCGTGGTGGAAAAGGCCAAGACCATCCGGCAGGGGCCCGGCGTCGATTGGATGACCCAGATGGGGCCGCTTGTCAGCCGGCAGCACATGGAGCGGGTGCTCGGCTATATCCGGCGGGGACTTGACGAAGGGGCGAAACTGCTCACCGGAGGCGAAAAGGGAGAGGGGCAGGGATATTTCGTCATGCCGACGGTGATGGAAGCCAAGGACGAGATGACGATCGCCCGGGAGGAGATTTTCGGACCGGTGCTGGCGGTGATGCCCTTCGAGGAATTGTCCGACGTGGTGAAAAGGGCCAATGCGACGAGATACGGATTGGCCGCCGGGGTTTGGACCCGCGATCTGAAAAAGGGAATTCAGGTGGCCCACGCTCTCCGTGCCGGAACCGTATGGGTGAACGGGTACAACCTGATGGATCCCACCAGTCCGTGGGGAGGATTCAAGGAGAGCGGATGGGGACGGGAAAAAGGGAAGGAAGCCCTTGAGCATTTCACGGAGGTCAAGAGCATTTGGCTCAATATTCAGTGA
- a CDS encoding DUF6230 family protein, whose protein sequence is MYRWKRFLVSLTAALALLFAMGIGIWTGGVALAMPVAGIGGFIVEADEIQITNFKLLPKIGQTSEKSVYPQASSSLDGVIKGMKLYKDFELGSFKARVLIKASKDVKASGLVLDMTRMTADSSFSKLKVEEKYSTNPLEKISLSAPSLNLKNVKIRGHYLFANSISIPGMSLDVSLK, encoded by the coding sequence ATGTATCGGTGGAAGAGGTTTTTGGTCAGCCTGACGGCCGCTTTGGCCCTGCTGTTCGCCATGGGTATCGGCATCTGGACCGGCGGTGTCGCCCTGGCGATGCCGGTGGCCGGGATCGGCGGGTTTATCGTCGAGGCTGACGAGATTCAGATCACCAACTTCAAGCTGTTGCCCAAGATCGGACAAACGAGCGAGAAATCCGTTTATCCCCAGGCCAGCTCCAGCTTGGACGGCGTGATCAAAGGAATGAAACTGTATAAGGACTTTGAATTGGGATCCTTCAAAGCGCGGGTGTTGATCAAGGCGTCCAAGGATGTGAAGGCGTCGGGCCTGGTTCTCGACATGACCCGGATGACCGCTGATTCCTCCTTCAGCAAGCTGAAGGTGGAGGAAAAATACAGCACCAATCCCCTGGAGAAAATCAGCCTGTCCGCGCCCTCGTTGAATCTCAAAAATGTGAAGATCCGGGGTCACTACCTCTTTGCCAACAGCATCTCGATTCCGGGCATGTCGCTGGATGTTTCGCTCAAGTAA
- a CDS encoding DUF6114 domain-containing protein, whose translation MEKIAEQGLSHEPPGEGGSPVPTGRSAPKRRPKAGLILIILAGLIILWIPVNLYWLAFVPGSFAFTGLLFGTMVLLCGILGWLMPQYVRLLGVFAMVLSVLSIMGALGGLLIGTVLGVIGGSLCVAWDPEGKRSRGQSGKAGKRRRWMRSRGAKKPEWPSAAKAENEGGAH comes from the coding sequence ATGGAAAAGATCGCGGAACAAGGGTTGTCCCACGAGCCACCCGGCGAGGGTGGCTCCCCCGTACCAACGGGGCGGTCGGCGCCGAAGCGGAGGCCGAAGGCGGGGCTGATCCTCATCATTCTGGCCGGGCTGATCATTTTGTGGATTCCGGTCAACTTGTACTGGTTGGCCTTTGTGCCCGGGAGTTTTGCCTTTACCGGACTCCTCTTCGGGACGATGGTCCTCCTGTGCGGCATCCTCGGCTGGTTGATGCCGCAGTATGTGCGGCTGCTCGGAGTATTTGCCATGGTGCTGTCGGTCCTCTCCATCATGGGCGCCCTCGGCGGCCTGCTGATCGGAACGGTGCTGGGAGTGATCGGGGGCTCCCTTTGCGTCGCCTGGGATCCGGAGGGGAAGCGTTCCCGCGGGCAGAGCGGGAAGGCGGGCAAAAGAAGGAGATGGATGCGGTCCCGGGGGGCGAAGAAGCCGGAGTGGCCGTCCGCCGCCAAGGCGGAAAATGAGGGAGGCGCCCATTGA